Proteins from one Corynebacterium testudinoris genomic window:
- a CDS encoding IS6 family transposase, with protein sequence MGIFSGRHFPREVILWAVRWYCRYGVSYRDLEEMMTERGVPVDHTTIYRWVQKYAPELDKQTRWYRQVPDWQASSWRVDETYIRVGGRWCYLYRAITAGGQTLDFYLSPKRNVAAAKRFLAKALRSNASAGYPRVINTDKAPSLARAIAELKSEGICPPTVEHRQVKYLNNILEGDHGRLKRILGPKGAFKNRTSAYRTLKGMEAMHSLRKGQGTMFAYGQPNPDAVIVNRVFETA encoded by the coding sequence ATGGGTATCTTCTCGGGTCGTCATTTCCCTCGCGAGGTCATCCTGTGGGCGGTGCGGTGGTACTGCCGCTACGGGGTGAGCTACCGAGACTTGGAGGAAATGATGACCGAGCGGGGCGTGCCGGTTGATCACACCACGATCTACCGCTGGGTCCAGAAATACGCCCCTGAGCTGGACAAGCAAACACGGTGGTACCGGCAGGTACCTGATTGGCAGGCCAGTTCCTGGCGGGTGGATGAGACCTATATCCGGGTCGGCGGCAGGTGGTGCTACCTCTATCGGGCGATCACCGCCGGTGGCCAGACCCTGGACTTTTACCTCTCTCCGAAGCGGAACGTGGCCGCAGCGAAGCGTTTCCTGGCCAAGGCCCTCAGATCCAATGCGTCAGCCGGGTATCCCAGAGTGATCAACACCGATAAAGCACCCTCCCTAGCCAGGGCAATCGCCGAGTTGAAGTCAGAGGGAATCTGCCCGCCAACAGTGGAACACCGGCAGGTGAAATACCTCAACAACATCCTGGAAGGCGACCATGGTCGGCTGAAGCGGATCCTCGGGCCGAAAGGCGCGTTTAAGAACCGGACATCTGCATATCGGACGTTGAAGGGGATGGAGGCGATGCACTCATTGCGGAAAGGGCAAGGCACGATGTTTGCCTACGGGCAACCGAACCCGGACGCGGTGATCGTCAACCGGGTCTTCGAGACGGCCTGA
- a CDS encoding excinuclease ABC subunit UvrA: MFSRLGSHQCPNGHRLAPTIDVAAGLELTCPVCGIVFDPPGAEDLAFNSEGACPTCSGTGTVRDIDDDSLVPDPSKTIADGAVAPWGMFGLALMPRVVAEMGVRTDVPYYDLTEAEREVILDGSEEKRQILAPSKSGKLFDLSVTYRNARQAVREAMQNATSEKGLARVSRFITTHTCPTCHGTRLSEKVRSTKLAGIDLAQASALTLDEAVAWVPTVIEELPSDMHPMARVIASQFAEMARRLVQLGLGYLTLDRASTSLSTGERQRVQLARAVRNETTGVLYVLDEPSVGLHPANLDGLIGVMRDLLDGGNSVVMVDHDVQMLREADWMIEIGPGSGTEGGTILAQGDLPTVTADPSSLIGPFLMGAENPIVRERASAENVFERGDLHLVTSSIHTVHALDVKIPQGRLTAVTGMSGSGKTTLVLDSLIPALHSLHSDEPLPDHVVSLDTAGITHANVVDATPIGVNVRSTIATYSGILDDLRRAYAATDTATQAQLSAADFSYNTGSLRCPRCEGTGQVVLDVQFLPDVDIACPDCHGTRYAPNADQYLLETTDGPRSLPALFAMTVRQAHGALGGRTKIQKKLQTLIDLGLGYLNLSENTPALSGGEAQRLKLAGELSRDQSNTLFVLDEPSVGLHPLDTRVLIGVLDRLLAKGATIIVIEHDLDLIANADHIIDLGPGGGAAGGRIVATGTPEQVAANNSSITGRYLRSLLQIDAS, from the coding sequence ATGTTCTCCCGCCTGGGGTCGCACCAGTGCCCGAACGGACACCGGCTCGCGCCCACGATCGACGTTGCAGCGGGTCTGGAGTTGACGTGCCCGGTATGCGGGATAGTGTTCGATCCCCCAGGGGCGGAGGATCTCGCATTCAATTCCGAGGGCGCCTGCCCGACCTGCTCCGGCACCGGCACGGTTCGCGATATCGACGATGACTCCTTGGTACCGGATCCATCGAAGACGATCGCCGACGGGGCAGTTGCTCCGTGGGGGATGTTTGGGTTGGCTTTAATGCCGCGAGTTGTCGCCGAGATGGGGGTACGCACCGACGTGCCCTACTACGACCTAACCGAGGCAGAACGGGAGGTCATCCTCGATGGGTCGGAGGAGAAGCGACAGATCCTAGCGCCATCCAAAAGCGGGAAGCTGTTCGACCTGAGCGTCACCTATCGCAACGCGCGCCAGGCTGTGCGCGAGGCGATGCAGAATGCCACAAGCGAGAAAGGCCTCGCGCGCGTGAGTCGCTTCATCACGACCCACACTTGCCCGACCTGCCACGGCACGCGCCTATCTGAAAAGGTGCGCAGCACGAAGCTGGCGGGTATCGATCTCGCGCAGGCCAGTGCGCTCACGTTGGATGAAGCCGTCGCGTGGGTACCGACCGTGATCGAGGAACTTCCTTCGGACATGCATCCGATGGCACGTGTGATCGCGAGCCAGTTCGCCGAGATGGCCCGGCGTCTCGTGCAGCTCGGGCTGGGCTACCTTACCCTCGACCGTGCCAGCACCTCATTGTCAACCGGGGAGCGGCAGCGGGTACAACTGGCTCGGGCGGTTCGCAACGAGACCACCGGGGTGCTGTACGTGCTCGATGAGCCTTCCGTCGGGTTACACCCAGCCAACCTCGACGGCTTGATTGGAGTTATGCGAGATCTTCTTGACGGCGGCAACTCCGTGGTGATGGTCGATCATGACGTACAGATGCTGCGCGAGGCGGACTGGATGATCGAGATCGGGCCGGGTTCCGGCACCGAGGGCGGCACCATCCTCGCTCAGGGCGACCTGCCTACCGTGACCGCAGACCCGTCCTCCCTGATCGGCCCGTTCCTGATGGGAGCCGAGAACCCGATCGTGCGCGAGCGGGCGAGCGCGGAGAACGTGTTCGAGCGGGGCGACTTGCACCTAGTGACGTCGTCGATCCACACGGTGCACGCGCTGGATGTGAAGATCCCGCAGGGCCGGCTGACGGCAGTGACGGGTATGTCCGGCTCCGGAAAGACCACCTTGGTGCTCGACAGCCTCATCCCCGCGCTTCATTCCCTCCACAGCGACGAACCACTTCCCGACCACGTCGTCTCCCTGGATACAGCCGGCATCACCCACGCGAATGTGGTGGACGCGACCCCGATCGGGGTGAATGTACGCTCCACAATCGCAACCTACTCCGGAATTCTCGACGACCTGCGCCGCGCCTACGCCGCCACTGACACCGCGACGCAGGCTCAGCTAAGCGCAGCGGACTTCTCCTACAACACTGGCTCGCTGCGATGCCCGCGCTGTGAGGGAACCGGTCAAGTCGTTCTCGACGTGCAATTCTTGCCCGATGTCGACATTGCCTGCCCCGACTGCCACGGCACCCGATATGCACCCAACGCCGACCAGTATCTCCTCGAAACCACCGACGGCCCCCGCTCGTTGCCAGCGCTGTTTGCGATGACCGTACGGCAAGCGCACGGTGCCCTCGGCGGACGGACAAAGATCCAGAAGAAGCTCCAAACCTTGATCGATCTGGGTCTGGGCTACCTCAACCTCAGCGAGAACACGCCCGCACTATCCGGCGGAGAAGCGCAACGCCTCAAACTTGCAGGCGAGCTCAGCCGCGACCAGTCAAATACCCTGTTCGTGCTCGACGAGCCCTCCGTCGGCCTGCACCCGTTGGACACCCGCGTGCTCATCGGCGTCCTCGACCGTCTCCTCGCCAAGGGCGCGACGATCATCGTCATCGAGCACGACCTCGACCTCATCGCCAATGCCGACCACATCATTGACCTGGGCCCCGGAGGCGGCGCCGCAGGCGGACGCATTGTTGCCACCGGCACGCCCGAACAGGTCGCCGCGAACAACAGCAGCATCACTGGACGCTACCTGCGCTCCTTACTACAGATAGATGCCTCCTGA
- a CDS encoding alpha/beta fold hydrolase, giving the protein MVVPFVWTFTIDVHATTILRRLEDPVSTTNTVANARMVGMDGTDGEHTVVFIHGLGDSPDAWNYQVSHLPSGFTGMAIGIPGLRAGEEPSGEFSLAAAAAGIVAELDHRGVDKLHLCGLSLGAMITLQIAIDYPERVRSLTLAAGQVKPPRVLMRIQTTVMRLVPARLLARSGVRKPQLLSVLRGVAEADFSTHLADVTAPTLVLCGSKDRANLPAARALAAGIPDADLNFIGGAGHQANTQKPELFTAALNGFLRSQNR; this is encoded by the coding sequence ATGGTGGTTCCTTTCGTGTGGACCTTTACTATCGACGTCCACGCTACGACGATCCTGCGTCGGCTGGAAGACCCTGTGAGTACCACCAATACGGTTGCCAATGCGAGAATGGTGGGCATGGACGGCACGGACGGCGAACACACCGTAGTCTTCATCCACGGGCTCGGCGACAGCCCCGACGCGTGGAACTACCAGGTCAGCCACCTTCCGTCCGGATTCACCGGCATGGCCATCGGAATTCCTGGCCTCAGGGCGGGGGAAGAACCCAGCGGGGAATTCTCACTCGCCGCCGCCGCGGCGGGCATCGTCGCGGAGTTGGACCACCGGGGCGTCGATAAGCTTCACCTGTGCGGACTGTCGTTGGGGGCGATGATCACACTGCAGATAGCCATCGACTACCCGGAGCGAGTGCGCTCACTCACCCTGGCGGCCGGACAGGTGAAGCCACCGCGGGTATTGATGCGGATCCAGACCACGGTCATGCGGCTCGTGCCGGCGCGATTGCTTGCCCGGAGTGGCGTGCGAAAGCCCCAGCTGCTGTCCGTTCTGCGCGGCGTAGCAGAGGCAGATTTTTCCACCCACCTGGCTGACGTCACCGCACCGACATTGGTACTCTGCGGATCCAAAGATCGGGCAAACCTGCCAGCCGCGCGTGCCCTCGCCGCCGGCATCCCCGACGCCGACCTCAACTTCATCGGCGGCGCCGGGCACCAGGCGAATACGCAGAAGCCCGAGCTCTTCACTGCTGCCCTGAATGGGTTTCTCAGAAGCCAGAATCGATAG
- a CDS encoding SDR family NAD(P)-dependent oxidoreductase yields MPTIAIAGAGPGLGAAVARRFGRELFDVALISRNAGKLQALEQDLIGEGITARGYVADVRDRESLARALTQAAEELGPIEVLQFSPVPSAEFLKPVLDTTVEDLQAATEQSILGPVAAIRQVLPGMMARGVGSILLINGASAVHPNGIVAGTSTAFAGESAYGAMLHDAVVDKHVNVRQLIIPGAIGGGDPLYDPAALAERVWQLHSVPGDFRVIVGQ; encoded by the coding sequence ATGCCTACCATCGCCATCGCTGGGGCTGGCCCCGGTCTCGGTGCCGCTGTTGCTCGGCGCTTCGGCCGGGAGCTTTTCGATGTCGCTCTCATCTCCCGCAATGCGGGAAAACTCCAGGCCCTGGAGCAGGATCTCATTGGGGAGGGGATCACTGCGAGGGGATACGTTGCTGATGTGCGCGACCGTGAGTCCCTCGCCCGGGCGCTCACGCAGGCCGCGGAGGAGCTTGGTCCGATCGAGGTGCTGCAGTTCAGCCCGGTGCCCAGTGCGGAGTTCTTGAAGCCGGTGCTCGACACGACGGTGGAAGATCTGCAGGCCGCGACTGAGCAATCGATTCTTGGTCCCGTCGCGGCAATCCGGCAGGTTCTGCCCGGCATGATGGCGCGCGGCGTCGGCTCGATCCTCCTCATCAACGGCGCGAGCGCCGTCCACCCGAATGGCATCGTCGCGGGTACGTCGACCGCTTTCGCTGGTGAGTCGGCGTATGGCGCGATGCTTCACGACGCCGTCGTCGACAAGCATGTCAACGTCCGGCAGCTCATCATCCCCGGCGCCATCGGTGGCGGCGATCCGCTCTACGATCCTGCGGCGCTCGCTGAACGCGTCTGGCAGCTTCATTCCGTGCCCGGCGATTTCCGGGTCATTGTCGGGCAGTGA
- a CDS encoding cyclophilin-like fold protein yields MHDTPIHLIIGDDIVGATVWDTPTGRDLLDRLPVTLTFADFGGQEKVARLDGGLTMEGMPSGDDPEVGDLGYYAPNGVVVLYTGEVGFWNGIARIGRMEGDLSVITEHHDDFTVTIERAG; encoded by the coding sequence GTGCACGACACTCCCATCCACTTGATCATCGGAGACGACATTGTGGGCGCCACGGTGTGGGACACTCCCACCGGACGAGACTTGCTCGATCGCCTCCCAGTCACCTTGACCTTCGCTGATTTCGGTGGGCAGGAGAAGGTCGCGAGGCTCGATGGTGGGCTCACTATGGAGGGCATGCCGAGTGGTGATGATCCAGAGGTCGGTGACCTTGGGTACTACGCACCCAATGGCGTTGTTGTCTTGTACACGGGTGAGGTGGGCTTCTGGAACGGGATCGCTCGTATTGGCCGCATGGAGGGTGATCTGTCGGTGATCACTGAACACCACGACGACTTCACCGTCACCATCGAGCGCGCCGGGTAG
- a CDS encoding class I SAM-dependent methyltransferase: protein MAEKYQSVRAHYSARASEYIAALGSIQQVSPVDLTFIEMWARNLDGLVLDVGCGPGHWTHFLSSLGLTVEGIDPVPEFISSARARYPGVRFTVGRGDDLDVADGSLGGVLAWYSLIHGHPGAALKEFARSLRPGGGLALGFFTGPQLAPFDHAITTAYYWPVELLAVEVEAAGFTVTQCETRTDPGSRPHGAILAIRS from the coding sequence ATGGCTGAGAAATACCAGTCCGTCCGGGCGCACTACAGCGCGAGAGCCAGCGAGTACATAGCCGCCCTCGGAAGCATCCAACAGGTATCCCCCGTTGATCTGACCTTCATTGAGATGTGGGCACGCAACCTCGACGGACTAGTCCTCGACGTCGGATGCGGGCCCGGCCACTGGACACATTTTCTCAGCTCCCTCGGGCTCACCGTGGAGGGCATTGACCCCGTGCCTGAGTTCATCAGCAGTGCTCGGGCAAGGTATCCAGGCGTGCGCTTTACAGTGGGACGCGGGGACGATCTCGACGTTGCCGACGGATCCCTCGGGGGCGTGCTGGCCTGGTACTCCCTCATTCATGGCCACCCCGGCGCCGCCCTCAAAGAATTCGCCCGCTCCCTCCGACCAGGCGGGGGCCTCGCCCTCGGATTCTTCACCGGGCCACAACTCGCCCCCTTCGACCATGCGATCACCACCGCCTACTACTGGCCAGTTGAGCTCCTCGCCGTCGAAGTCGAAGCAGCCGGATTCACTGTGACGCAGTGCGAGACCCGCACCGATCCAGGCTCCAGGCCCCACGGCGCAATCCTGGCCATCCGCTCCTGA
- a CDS encoding alpha/beta hydrolase, protein MSTKPTIILVHGFWGGAAHWAGVIVELRKRGFDSIQAVENPLSSLADDAERTRKMVKQVDGPVLLVGHSYGGAVITECGDLPNVQGLVYVAAFAPDAGESPGGISQEHPPVAIENLVTDSDGYLWIKQDKFHESFGQDLSDDQALVMAVTQKAPMASTFGDTVTEPAWKVKPTWFQVSAEDRMIHPDNQRRMAERMEARKTIELDASHASLASQPVAICDLIEEAVDSL, encoded by the coding sequence ATGAGCACAAAGCCAACCATCATTTTGGTGCATGGTTTCTGGGGAGGTGCCGCGCATTGGGCCGGTGTCATCGTCGAGCTCCGCAAGCGTGGTTTCGACTCAATTCAGGCAGTAGAGAACCCTCTTTCCTCGCTCGCCGATGATGCAGAGCGCACCCGCAAGATGGTCAAGCAGGTTGATGGCCCCGTTCTGCTCGTGGGGCACTCCTACGGTGGCGCTGTCATCACCGAATGTGGTGACCTGCCGAATGTCCAGGGCCTCGTCTACGTCGCGGCTTTCGCCCCCGATGCCGGTGAAAGCCCCGGTGGCATCAGCCAGGAGCACCCGCCCGTGGCCATTGAAAACCTGGTCACCGATTCCGACGGCTACCTGTGGATCAAGCAGGACAAGTTCCACGAGAGCTTTGGTCAGGATCTTTCCGACGACCAGGCCCTCGTCATGGCTGTCACGCAGAAGGCCCCCATGGCCTCCACCTTCGGTGACACCGTCACCGAGCCGGCATGGAAGGTCAAGCCCACGTGGTTCCAGGTTTCCGCCGAGGATCGCATGATCCACCCGGATAACCAGCGCCGCATGGCGGAGCGCATGGAAGCCCGCAAGACCATCGAGCTGGACGCGAGCCACGCTTCCTTGGCATCCCAGCCGGTCGCTATTTGCGATCTCATTGAGGAAGCAGTCGACAGCCTCTAG
- a CDS encoding GNAT family N-acetyltransferase, producing MPNRSPFPLVTDRLRLRLHQPGDDAWLYEIYSQPAVARFLLEEPWTREEATRQLEIRLAKTSLTPPTNAVALAIEYDSTPIGDISLWMTNPDLQVAEIGWVLDPRFGGQGFAREAVAAVLATGFDHYRLHRVAAQMDARNTASAKLAGAVGMCQEAHLRQDWWNKGEWTDTLIFGALATDDR from the coding sequence ATGCCGAATAGGTCGCCTTTTCCCCTTGTCACCGATCGCTTGCGGCTGCGGCTTCACCAGCCTGGCGACGATGCGTGGTTGTACGAGATCTACTCACAACCCGCGGTGGCCCGATTCCTTTTGGAAGAGCCGTGGACTCGGGAGGAGGCTACCCGCCAGCTCGAGATACGACTGGCCAAAACGAGCCTCACCCCACCAACCAATGCCGTGGCCTTGGCGATCGAATACGACAGCACCCCTATTGGCGATATCTCACTGTGGATGACCAACCCGGATCTCCAGGTAGCTGAGATTGGCTGGGTGCTCGACCCCCGATTCGGTGGACAAGGATTTGCCCGAGAGGCAGTGGCCGCCGTCTTGGCAACCGGCTTCGATCACTATCGGCTGCACAGAGTCGCAGCGCAGATGGACGCCCGGAACACCGCCTCCGCGAAACTGGCCGGGGCCGTCGGGATGTGCCAGGAGGCTCACCTGCGCCAAGACTGGTGGAACAAGGGCGAGTGGACCGACACCCTCATCTTTGGCGCCTTGGCCACCGACGATCGATAG
- a CDS encoding TetR/AcrR family transcriptional regulator: MSYWEHPKPVRRTRAVDINEVAAAAAGIVNDGGIRALTIRAVATRLGVAPASLYSRVESVDDLFDLALNHALGNDQTVNRAVSEADLLGLMLAYYRHLVRHRWACQVIGMRAPRGPNYLVLSERMIVLLDEAGAPDPLGAAYVLSNFVIGSALTSSMAEDERAAPVDSELAPEYARLHQSHAVDPEKIVIAGLIELRNHVIDCQ; encoded by the coding sequence GTGAGTTACTGGGAGCATCCTAAGCCGGTTCGTCGTACGCGGGCCGTCGACATCAATGAGGTGGCTGCAGCTGCGGCCGGGATTGTGAATGATGGCGGTATCCGGGCGCTGACCATTCGTGCTGTTGCCACCCGGCTCGGGGTTGCCCCGGCCAGTTTGTATTCCAGAGTCGAGTCTGTCGATGATCTCTTTGACCTGGCATTGAACCACGCTCTAGGCAATGACCAAACGGTCAATCGGGCCGTGTCGGAGGCCGACTTGCTGGGCCTCATGCTGGCCTATTACCGGCACCTCGTCCGACACCGTTGGGCCTGTCAGGTGATCGGGATGCGCGCTCCTCGCGGGCCGAACTATCTGGTCCTATCGGAGCGAATGATTGTCCTCCTTGATGAGGCGGGAGCGCCCGACCCGCTCGGCGCGGCGTACGTCTTGTCCAACTTTGTCATTGGTAGCGCATTGACCTCGTCGATGGCCGAGGACGAACGGGCCGCCCCAGTCGATTCGGAGCTTGCCCCGGAGTACGCCCGTCTCCATCAGTCCCACGCTGTCGATCCGGAAAAGATCGTCATCGCCGGGCTTATCGAGTTGCGAAATCACGTGATTGATTGCCAATAG